AGAACTCCTCGGGCAGCACCTGCACCAGTCGGCTGTTGTTCGCGGCGAGGAAGTCGGGCAGGATGCCGATCCCGACCCCGTTGGATGTCGCGAGGACGTGAGCATGCACCGAGGTGGAGCGGAAGAACCCCTTGCCCCGCGGCAGCGCATTGCCCGCCTCGTCGAGGTCATCGACCTGCAGCGAATTCTCGATGTAGTAGATGAGCCGGTGATCGGCGAGCTCGTCCATCGTCATCGGCATCGTGTGCGAACGCAGGTAATCGCGCGAAGCGTAGAGCTGCAGCCGGTAGTCGCGGATGAGCTTCGCGACGCTGCGCGGAGCATCCGGCCTGCCGACGACGACTTCGATGTCCACGCCCGAACGGTACTGTCGGGCCCGCTGGGTCGCGGTGATGAGTTCGAACTGCAGACCCGGATGACTGCGTTGCAGGTGAGCCAACGCCGGGACCGCGTATTCGAGTGCGAAGGCCTGCGGGCACGCCAGCCGGATCGTCCCGGACAGGGCCGAGTCGGCGTGAGCGTCGATGCGGCCCAAGGCGGACTCGATGTCCTCGGCCACGGGCAGCAGATGCCGACCGGCGGAGCTGAGCTCCCAACCGTCGGGCGTGGCCACGAGCATCCGCTCGCCGTAGGCCTTCTCCAAGGCGGCGACGCGTCGGGACACGGTGGTGTGGTTGAGGCCCAGGCTGTGCGCGGCGGCCGTGAACTTGCCCAGACGGGCCACGGCGAGCAGCGTGAGCAGATCCTCCGGAGAGATCTGCGAACCCGAGCCACCTGGTGCATATGAAGCCATAGTGACTCCATCCTATCTGCGTACGCGCACATATCCGGTGCGGAATATGTGATTCTGCCGCGCCTGTGCCGCCCCGATGACTGGCGTAATGTGAGTGGGAACACTGCAACATACTGCGAACATGATGCGAGGAGGCATAGTATGTCGACGATTGGATGGATCGGCCTGGGGAACATGGGCCGTCCGATGACTGCGAATCTGGTCAAGGCCGGGCACACCGTCAACGGCTTCGATCTCGTGGCGATCGCCGTCGAGGAGGCGGCCAAGCACGGGGTGAATCCAGTGAAGTCCGCCGCCGAGGCGGTCGCCGGTGCCGATATCGTGTTCACGATGCTGCCCAAGGGTGAGCACGCCCGTGCGGTCTACCTCGAAGCCGACGGAGTCCTGGCGCATGCCGACACGAAGACTCTCCTCGTCGACTCCTCGACGATCGACTTCGACTCCGCCCGCGCCCTGCACGCCGAGGCGGCCGACGCCGGATTCCGCTTCGTCGACGGTCCGGTCTCCGGCGGCGTCACCGGTGCTGAGGC
The Brevibacterium marinum genome window above contains:
- a CDS encoding LysR family transcriptional regulator, coding for MASYAPGGSGSQISPEDLLTLLAVARLGKFTAAAHSLGLNHTTVSRRVAALEKAYGERMLVATPDGWELSSAGRHLLPVAEDIESALGRIDAHADSALSGTIRLACPQAFALEYAVPALAHLQRSHPGLQFELITATQRARQYRSGVDIEVVVGRPDAPRSVAKLIRDYRLQLYASRDYLRSHTMPMTMDELADHRLIYYIENSLQVDDLDEAGNALPRGKGFFRSTSVHAHVLATSNGVGIGILPDFLAANNSRLVQVLPEEFSKPVSYWASVRHESLRNAGVRSVLEVL